Within Planctomycetota bacterium, the genomic segment CACCGGCGGCGACGGCGCCGGGACGTTCAACATCTCGACCGCCGCCGCCCTGGTGGCCGCGGCAGCGGGCCTGCCGGTCGCGAAGCACGGCAACCGCGCGGTGTCGAGCGCGACCGGGTCGGCCGACGTGCTCGAACGACTCGGTGTCCGCGTCGGCTGCGGACCGGCGGTGGCGGCCCGGTGCCTCGACGTCGCCGGCATCTGCTTCTGCCTGGCACCGGTGTACCACCCGGTGATGGCCCTCGTCGGCCCGCTGCGAAGGGCGCTGGGTCGGCCGACGCTGTTCAACGCGATCGGCCCGCTGTGCAATCCCGCCGGGGCGACCGTCCAGGTGGTGGGGGTGGGCCGACCGGAGCTGCGCGAGCCGCTGGCCCACGCCGCGGCCGACCTCGGGATGCAGCGCGTGCTGGTCGTGTCGGGGACGCTGCCGGCCGGGAACGCCTGTGACGAGGTGAGCGTCTTCGGGCCGACGGATGTCGTCGAGATCGCCGGCGGGGTGCGACGCCGGTGCCGTTGGGAGCCCGAAGACTTCGGCCTGTCCCGCCGCAACGCCGAGGATCTCGGCAGCTTGCTCGTCGACGGTCCCGCGGCCAGCGCCGCGGCGATCACCGCCGTCCTCGCCGGCGTGCCGGGGCCGGCACGCGAGACGGTGGCCGTCAATGCCGGAGCCCTGCTCTGGGCCGCCAGCCGGAGCGCGACCCCGGCCGACGGCTACAGGATCGCCATCGAGGCGATCGACTCCGGCGCCGCCGCGCGGACGCTGGCGGCCCTCGTCGCGACGTCACAGGAACCCGATCCGGTGAGCCCCTCATGAAGCTCGAGGTGATCCAACCCGACGCTCCTCCCCCCGGGCCGGCGGCCGCTGGCGCACCGCTGCCCCCGTGCTGCGCCCGTCCCGGCGCCGGTGAGCTCGGCTGGCAGTGCCCGATGCATCCCGACGTCACGGCGTCGGCCCCCGGAAGCTGCCCGGTGTGCGGGATGGAGCTGGTCCCGATCGGTCAGGCCTCCACGGCGGCGGACGACGCGGCCCGGGCCCGGCGCCGGCTGGTGGTCTGTGCCCTGCTCGGCGGCTTGTTGATGGCGGTGTCGATGACGGGGATGGCCGGCCACGCGCTGGGCATCACCGACGGCATCGTCGGCTGGCTGGCGGGGACGACCGGCAACGTCCTTCAACTACTGCTCGCCGCACCGCTGGTCCTGTGGGGTGGCTGGCCGATCCTCACCGGCGGCTGGGCCGGTTTCCGGCGCGGCCGGCCGACGATGTTCTCCCTGGTCGGGCTGGGGATCACGGTGGCGTTCGTCGCCAGCGTCGTCGCCACCGTCGCCCCGGGGCTGTTTCCGCCCGCGTTCCGCCGCCACGACGGCAGCGTCGAAACGTTTTTCGAATCGGCAGGGATGATCGTCGTCCTCGTGCTCGCGGGCCAGGCGCTCGAGTCGCGTGCCAGGCGCGGCACCGGAGCCGCGCTCCGCGCGCTTCTCGACCTCGCCCCACCCACCGCGGAGCGCCATCCCGGCGGCAAGACGGTGCCGCTCAGCCAGGTACGGCCGGGCGACCTCCTCCGTGTACGCCCCGGCGGGCGGATTCCCACCGATGCGACGCTGCTGGAGGGCACGACGACCTGCGACGAGTCGCTCCTCACCGGCGAGCCGCTGCCGGTGGCGCGCGGGCCCGGCGACAAACTCCTCGGCGGTGCGATCAACGGTCCGGCGGCGCTGGTGATCCGCGCCGACACCGCGGCCGCCGGGGCGCTGGTGGCGCGGATCGCCCGGCTCGTGCGCGAGGCACAATCGCGGCGGGCGCCGATCGAGGCCCTTGCCGACCGGGCCGCGGCGGTGTTCACCCCGGCGGTGCTCGGTCTCGCCCTGGCCACGTTTCTCGGCTGGGCCGCGTTCGGCCCGGAACCGCGGCTCGCCCTGGGCCTCGTGTCCGCGGTCAGCGTGCTGGTGATCGCCTGCCCCTGCAGCCTCGGATTGGCGACGCCGCTGTCGATGACCGTGGCGATCGGCCGCGGGGCGCGCGAGGGGATCCTCGTCCGTAGCCCCGCCGCCCTCGAGTCCCTGGCCGCCGCGACGCTGTACACGTTCGACAAGACCGGAACCCTGACCGCCGGGGCGCCGCGCGTCGTCGGCTCGCTGGCGGTTCCCGGGAGGGTGCCCGCGGCGCACTCCCTGCTCGGCATGGTGGCGGCCGTGGAAAAGGTGAGCGAGCACCCGCTGGCCAAGGCGTTTGCCGTCGCCGCCGCCGGGGAGCCGATCCCGCCGGTGGCGGATGCGACCGCCGTGATCGGGCGCGGGATCCGGGGGCGGTGCGGCGATCGCGCCGTGGTGGTGGGAACCGCCGGCCTGCTCGGTGACGACGGGATCGAGCTGACGCCGCTGCAAACCGGTCCGGCGGCTGAGTGGGTGGCCGAGGCCACTGCCGCCGGACAGACGCTCGTGTTCGCCGCCGTCGATGGCCACCTCGCCGGTGCCTTCGCGATCACCGATCCGCCCCGCGACGACGCCGCCGACGTCGTCGGCTTCCTGCGGCGGCGCGGCGCGGGGATCGAACTGCTCTCCGGCGACCGCCCCGCGGCCGCCGAGCATCTCGCCCGTCTGGTGGGGATCGAGCGAGTCGCCGGCGGACTGTCGCCCGAGGACAAGGCAGACCGGGTGACCGCCCTGCGCCGGCAGGGGCAGCGGGTGGCCTTCGTCGGCGACGGGATCAACGACGCGGTCGCGCTGGCCGCCGCCGACGTCGGCCTGGCCATGGGGGAAGGCGCCGACGTGGCGATCGGGAGCGCCGACATCACGCTCCTCACCGGCGGGCTGGCGGCAGTGCCCCGCGCGGTCGCGTTGGCCGACGCGACGATGGCCAACGTGCGGCAGAACCTCGTCCTCGCGACCGTCTACAACCTCGTCGCCCTGCCCGTCGCCGCCGGCCTCCTCTACCCGCTGTTCGGGCACGTCACCAGCCCGATGCTCGCGGCGGCGGCGATGAGCATCAGCTCGCTGTCGGTGATCGCCAACGCCCTGCGGCTGCGCCGCGGGGGGCGATAGGCCGGGTGGCCTCAACCGCGCTCCAGCCCGGTCAGCGGCACCGCCAGCCCGTCGTGGGCCAGCTCGATTCCCGGCGGGAGCCGTGCCGACACCTCGGCGTGGCCGAGCTCGTGGGACAAGTGCACCAGCAACGTCCGCCGGGCCCCGATCGACCGGGCCGTGTCGATCGCCTCGGCGAGCGAGAAATGGGTCGGGTGCCGCGTCGGCCGCAGGCAGTCGAGGACGAGGACGTCGAGGCCGGCCAGGAGCGGCCGCGTCGCCGCCGGGATCTCGTTGGTGTCGGTGCAGTAGGCGACGTCGCCGAACCGGAAACCGAGGACGTCGAACGGTCCATGGCGGAGGCGGAGCGGCACGGCGCGGGCTCCCAGCACCGTGAATGGTTCGGTCGAGATCGACTCGAGGGCGAGCTTCGGAACGCCGCCCCCGGGAGCGGGGATCGCCGCGAAAGCGTAGTCGAAGGCGAGCCGGATCCGGGCCTCGACCCGCGGTTCGCAGTACACCGGCACCGAGCGGCCGGAGTGGAAGCAGATCGGCCGGACGTCGTCGAGTCCGTAGACGTGGTCGACGTGATCGTGCGTGTAGAGGATCGCGTCGATCGCCGTCAGCCCGGCGTTCAGCAGTTGCTGGCGGAGATCGGGAGTGGTGTCGATCAGGAGCGTGCCGGCGGGGAGGCCCAGCGCCACACTCGTGCGGAACCGCCGGTCGCGGGGATCGGGGCTGGTGCAGGTGGGGCAACCACAGCCGACGACGGGGACGCCCACGCTCGTCCCGGTGCCGAGAAACAGCAACTGCCCGGCAATGTCGCGGCCGACCGCACGGGGCCGTGGTGTGGCACGGCCAGACCGGAAGGAGGGCGTGGCCATCATGGGGAGGAAGTCGGCAAGTGGCCGATGAGCGGAGCGGCGGGAAGCGACCGCATGCTACTCGATCGGGTCGTGCGGTAGACCGGTCGAGGATCGCCTTGACCAGCCGCGGCCGAAACCGTGACAATTATTCGGAGGTTAGCTGGCTCGGGAAAACCTGCCTTCCTGCCATCCGGCTGCCCGCCCCTCGATCGTCCCCGACGGTCTCCAGAACCCGGCGCCGGCAGGCGGCGGAGTCCGGCCACGTCAGCGTCGGGACCACCCGGCCCGTTTTCGCCCCCGCGGACCCGTTGATCCCGTCATGGAATTCCTCGAACGCCTCTGGGAGACGGTCGGCAACGCGGGCTCCGCGGTCGAGCACCGTGTCGAACGGCTGCTGACCGGACTGTTCGGCTCGTCGAACGCACGCTACCTGCGCCGGCTGGAGCCCAAGATCGAGGCGATCAACTCGCTGGAGCCGAAGTACCAGGCGATGAACGACGCCGAGCTCCGCGCCCAGACCGTGGAGTTTCGCCGCCGGCTCGCCGCCGGTGAGACGCTCGACGACCTGCTCGTCGAGGCGTTCGCCGTCTGCCGGGAGGGGGGCCGGCGGTTCCTCGGGATGCGGCACTACGACGTGCAGCTGATCGGCGGGATGGTGCTCCACTCGGGGGCGATCGCCGAAATGATCACCGGCGAGGGGAAGACGCTCGTCGCCACGCTCCCGGCCTACCTCAACGCCCTGGAGGGGAAGGGCGTCCATGTCGTCACGGTCAACGACTACCTCGCGCGCCGCGACATGGAGTGGATGGGGCCGCTGTACATCGGTCTCGGCCTGACCGTGGGCGCTATCCAGTCGCGGATGGAGACCGACGAACGGCAGAAATCCTACGCCCGCGACATCACCTACGGGACCAACAACGAGTTCGGCTTCGACTACCTGCGCGACAACATGCGCCTCGCCAGGCGCGGCGACGACCGCTTTCCCGCGCACGTCCAGCAGAGCCAGGGTCCGCTCCACTACGCGATCATCGACGAGGTCGACAACATCCTCGTCGACGAGGCGCGGACGCCGCTGATCATCTCGGGCCCGGCCCACGACGACGTGCGGAAATACGCGCGTGCCGACCAGATCGCGCGGCAGCTCCAGGCGGAGACCCATTTCGAGGTCAAGGAGAAGGAGCACACCGTCGCCCTCACGGAGGAAGGCGTGCGCCGCGCGGAGCGGCTGGCCGACGTCGAGAGCTTCTACACCGCCGGCAACATGGAGTGGCCGCACCTCATCGACAACGCCCTCAAGGCCCATCACCTCTACAAGCGCGACGTGAACTACGTCGTCCAGAACGGCGAGGTGGTGATCGTCGACGAGTTCACCGGCCGCCTGATGCCCGGGCGGCAGTGGTCCGACGGGCTGCACCAGGCGGTCGAGGCGAAGGAAGGGGTGCGGATCAAGGAGGAGTCACAGACCCTGGCGACGGTCACCCTGCAGAACTTCTTCAAGCTCTACGACAAGGTCGGCGGCATGACCGGCACCGCCATGACCGAGGCGAGCGAGTTCTGGAAGATCTACAAGCTCGACGTCATCGCCATCCCCCCCAACCGCGGCCTCAAGCGGATCAACCATCCGGACGTCATCTACCGCACCGAACGCGAGAAGTGGATCGCGGTGGCCGACGAGGTCGAGCGAATCCACCGCTGGGATTCGGTGCTCCTCGCCGACGGCAGCTTCCACATGGGCCGGATCGTCGGCGAGGACGACCGCGAGATCCGCCTCGAACTGAAGCCCGAGGGGGAGCGGCGCGGCGGCGACGTCGAGACCCTGCCCCGGGGGAAGATCCGCGAGCTGCAGCGGCGCGGCTGCCCGGTGCTTGTCGGAACGGTGTCGATCGAGAAGAGCGAGCGGCTCTCGGCACTGCTCGAGAAGCGCGGCATCGACCACCAGGTGCTCAACGCCAAGCACCACAAGCGCGAGGCGGAGATCATCGCCCAGGCGGGGCGCCTCGGCGCGGTGACGATCGCCACCAACATGGCCGGACGCGGCACCGACATCATCCTCGGCGGCAACCCGGAAACGCTCGCCTGGGCGAAGCTCCAGGATCGCTACCCGACGCGGCTCGATGTCCCCAAGCACGAGTGGGACGGGCTGGTCGCCGAGATCTCCCAGGCCGAGAACATGAAGGCCGAAGGGGAATTGGTGCGGTCGATGGGAGGGCTGCAGATCATCGGCACCGAGCGCCACGAGGCGCGGCGCATCGACCTCCAGCTCCGCGGCCGCTGCGGCCGGCAGGGGGATCCCGGCTCGAGCCGGTTCTTCCTCTCGCTCGAAGACGACCTGATGCGGATCTTCGCCGGCGAGTGGGTGAAGAACGTCCTCACGCGCCTCGGGATGCAGGATGGCGAGGCGATCGAGAGCCGGATGGTGACCCGCCGGGTCGAGGCGGCCCAGAAGAAGGTCGAGGAGAGCCATTTCGACGTCCGCAAGAACCTCCTCGAGTACGACGAGGTGATGGACGAGCAGCGGAAGCGGGTCTACGGGTTCCGCCAGCGGATCCTCGAGGACGCCGACTGCCGGGAACTGATCCGGGAGATGGTCGGTCGCCAGATCGACACCAACATCGGCACCCTCCTCGACAAGGACTACGGCTCGCAGAGCTTCGCCGCATGGGCGGCCTCGCAATTGGGCTGCGAGCTCGACGCCGCCGACTTCCGCGGACTGTCGCCCGCCGAGGCGGAGCGCGTCGCGAGCGAGGACGCGGTGCGCCAATCGGAGGTGCAGATCGCCGAGGCGGTCGAGGAGAACCTGCCCGACGGCGAGGACGAGACGGAGTGGAACTGGGCGGCGTTGGCGGCGTTCGTCAACACGCGTTGGAAGCTCGGTGTCAACGACCGCGAGCTGCGCCGGATCGGCCGTGACGGCGTCACCGACATGCTCCAGGAGCGTGCGGCGGCCGCGATCCGGGCGATCGATCTCGCCGAGGGTGCGCGGTTCCTCGCCGATGACTTCGGAGTCCGCAGCGCCTGCGGCTGGACCGAGTGGCGCTTCGGGATCCAACTCACCCCCGAGGAGATCGCCGACCTGCAGCGGACGGGGGGTGATCCCGAGGCGTTCCGGCGGAAGGTCCGGGCCAAGGCGCGCGAAGTCTACGACCGGCGCGAGATCGAGTATCCGGTGCTCGGAGCGCTCGGTCACTTCTCGCAGCGCCAGCCCGACGGCGTCCGCCGCATCGACCTGGCCGGATTCGTCGCCTGGGCCCGCGATCGGTTCGGCGGCGATCTCGACGAGCAGCGCCTCGGCTCGGGCGACCCCGACACGGTCGTCGGCGAGGTCTTCTCCGCCAGCGCCAGGCGCCACGGCCGCGGCGACGACGGGCGCGAAGAGATGAAGCGGATGGAGCGGGCCGTCGTCCTGCAGACGCTCGACAACGCCTGGAAGGACCACCTCCTGGCGATGGACCATCTCCGCAGCAGCGTCGGACTCCGGGGCTATGCCCAGGTCGATCCGAAGGTCGAGTACAAGCGCGAAGGGATGCGGATCTTCGAGTTGATGTGGAACGGCATCGACGAGCGGGTCACCGACCTCGTCTACCGGATCGAGCAGGTGGATGACGACGACGTCCGCAGCGCGTTCCAGGAGACCGCGGCGATCCATGCCGAGGCCGCCCGGCCGACCGCCCCGATCGAAGCACCACCGACCGCGCCGGCAGGAGCCCCGGCGGCGGCCGAAGCCGGGAGTGAGCCGGCCCGGCTCGAGCCGATCCGCAATCTCGCCGCCAAGGTGGGGCGCAACGACCCCTGCCCGTGCGGCAGCGGTAAGAAGTTCAAGAACTGCTGCGCCAAGTCGAGCGGCGTGGCGGCCGGGTGACGCGCCGTTCCGGCCGCTGCCTCACGCCCGTGATCGTTCCGGCATGCTGCTCGATGTCGTCTATCTGCTGGTCGCGCTGCTCATCCTTCCCTGGGTGGCGTGGCGGAGGCTCTCGGGAGCGCGCCAAGTCGCCGCCCCGTGGGTGCGGTTCACCGGCGCGATCGCACCGCTCCCCGATCCGGCCGGGAGGCCGCGGATCTGGCTCCACGGCGTCAGTGTCGGTGAGGTGCAACTGCTCACCGCGCTCGCTGCCGAGATCGAGCGACAGGCCGAGGCCGCCGGGTGCCCCGTCGATTGCGTCGTCTCCAGTTCGACGACGACCGGGCTGGAGGTCGCGCGGAAGCGTTTCGGCACGGACCGTGTCTTCCCCTGCCCGCTCGACTTCTCCTGGGCGGTGGAGCGGGTCATCGACCGCTGCGCCCCCGCGTTGATCGTCCTCGGCGAACTGGAACTGTGGCCGAATCTTCTCGCGCGGGCCTGGCACCGTGGCATCCCGGTCGTCGTCGCCAACGCCCGGATGAGCCCGCGCAGTGCCGCCGGCTACGGCCGGATCGCACCGGTCGTCCGGCGGATGCTCTCCCGGGTGGCAGTCGTGGTGGCCCGGTCCGCCGAGGACGCAGCGCGGTTCGCGGCGCTCGGGGCGGGGCGGATCGTCGTCGCCGGTTCACTGAAGTACGACGGCGTCCGCGGTGACCGTGACCATCCCGACATCCACCGGCTGCAATCGCTCGCCGGCTTCACCCCCGACGACGTCGTGTTCCTCGCCGGAAGCACGCAGCATCCGGAGGAGGAACTGGCGCTGGCCACCTACCGCACGTTGGCGCCCCGGCATCCTCGGCTGCGGCTCGTGATCGTCCCGCGGCACGTCGAACGCGCGCCGGCGATCGCCGCGCTGCTCGATCGCGCCGGCGTGCCCTGGCAGCGGCGCAGCCGGCTCGACGCGGGTCACCCCCCCCCCGCCACCACGGTCTTGCTCGTCGATACGACCGGTGAGTTGGCCTGGTGGTGGGGTACGGCGGCCGTGGCGTTCGTGGGCGGCAGCCTCGACGGCCACCGTGGCGGGCAGAACATGCTCGAGCCGGCGGCCTACGGTACAGCCGTCTGCTTCGGTCCCCACACGCGCAACTTCGCCACCGAAGTGGCGACGCTGTTGGCCGCCGACGCCGCGACGGTGGTCGGCGACGGGAACGCGCTGACCGAGTTCGTGGGCCGTTGCCTCGACGACCCTGCATGGGCCGCCGCCCGCGGCGCCGAGGCCCGGGCGACGGTCGCGGCACATCGTGGCGCGACGGCCCTGACCGCCGCGCTCGTCCTCGAAAACGTCGCCGGCGGCGGCGGCGCGGGGGGCGGCCGTTGCCGGTCCCCGGAAAACCGTCCATAATCCGGCCCTCGGCATCGGCCTACCGGACTGCGAATCCACCATCACGACGAGGAACCGGACGTGTCACGAGGGAAGTATCTGTTCACCAGCGAGTCGGTCAGCATGGGTCATCCGGACAAACTGGCGGACCAGATTTCCGACGGGGTCCTCGACGCCTACCTGGCCCAGGATCCGCGCAGCCGCGTGGCCTGCGAGACGATGGTGACCACCGGTCTGGCGGTGATCGCCGGCGAGATCACCTCCCGCGGCACGATCGACTACCAGAAAGTCGTCCGCGACGTGATCCGTGACGTCGGTTACTCCGACGACGAGATGGGGATCGCCGCCGACACCTGCTCCGTGCTCGTCGCCGTCGGCAAGCAGTCGGGCGACATCGCGATGGGCGTCAACGAGGACGAGGCGAAGGGCAAGGACATCGGCGCCGGCGACCAGGGCCTGATGTTCGGCTACGCCTGCAACGAGACCCCGGAGCTGATGCCCCTGCCGATCGCCCTCTCCCACCGGATCCTCAACCGGCTGACCGAAGCCCGGCAGAAGAACGAGGTCGACTGGCTGCGGCCCGATTCGAAGAGCCAGGTGACCGTGGAGTACGACGGCGACAAGCCGGTGCGGATCGACACGATCGTCGTCTCCACGCAGCACGCTCCCCACGTCACCAACGACGAGATCCGCACGTTCGTCATCGAGAAGATCGTCAAGCCGCTTCTCCCGCGGGACCTCGACACTTCTTCGATCACCTACCACATCAACCCCACCGGTCGGTTCGTGGTCGGCGGTCCGCACGGTGACTGCGGCCTCACCGGCCGCAAGATCATCGTCGATACCTACGGTGGCTGGGGACGGCACGGCGGCGGCGCGTTTTCCGGCAAGGATCCGACCAAGGTCGACCGCAGTGCCGCCTACATGGCGCGCCATGTCGCCAAGAACATCGTCGCCGCCGGCCTCGCCGAGCGCTGTGAGGTGCAGCTGGCCTACGCGATCGGCGTGAGCGATCCGGTCAGCGTGCACGTCGACACCGAGGGAACCGGGGCGATCGCCGACGAGCGACTGTGTGCGGTGGTCCGCGAGTTCTTCCCGCTCACGCCCCGGGGGATCATCGACTACCTCGACCTGCGGCGGCCGATCTACCGCAAGACCGCCGCGGGCGGCCACTTCGGACGCGATGGCTTCAGCTGGGAGAAGACCGATCGCGCCACGGCGCTGGCGCAAGCGGCCCGGTCCGGCGCGATTGCCGGCGCGGCGCGGTGACGAGCCCGCGCCGCAGCCGCCGCTGATGCGGTGACGAAGGTGTGGACGAATCGAGTGCTCACAGCCGAGGGATGCCCGCCGCCGTGACGGACTCGATAGGGTTCCGGAGAATCTCCCGCCGGTCGGCCGGCGCCGACGACGTCGGTGCCGCGCTCGCCACCGGCGCCCTCGCCCTGGCAGGGGCGCTCCCCCTCGCATGCGCCGGAGTGCTCGTCGTCCGCCGGTTGGCGGGAGGCCTCCCGGGGGGTGGGCGCCCCGCCGGCATGCTGGCGGTGGCGCTGACCGGCGTCGGATTCGTGGTCGCCGCCGACCTGATCGCCCGGGCAGCCGCAGGGCGGTCCGACGAGAGGGCGCCGGGGATGGCGTGGCAACCGATCGCTGCACGGATCGCCCTCTGCTGCGCGGTGGCGGCACTGGCGCCCCCTTGGCCGTGGCGGGGGACGGCGTGGCCGGCGGTGGCGACAGCCGGGGCCGCGATGACGGCGGCGCTGGTGCGGGTGCCGCGCCGCCGCGCCGTGGCCAGGACCATGGCCGAGCCGGAGGCACGACACCGAGCGGCGCAGGCGCCACTGGGGGCGTGTGCTGTCGGTGGTGGGCCCACGGCGTCCCCCGCCGAGGCCTCCGGTGGAGCCCTCTCGCAACGGCTGATGCGTTTCCATCGAGCGGACACGATGACCGACCGCATCGAGGGCACGGTGGTCGTCGTCGTCCCGCCGGGGGAGCGCTCGGCACCGACCCATGTCGCGTTCTGCCCGCCCTTCTCCGTGAGCCCGCTGATCACGATCGCCGCCGTCGAAGCAGCGACGGAAGCGGAGGCCGATGCGGTCGAAACACTCCCCTGGGGCACCCGGATCGAGTGCCGCCTCGAGGATGCGGCCGACGACCCGGTGGAGGTCGTCGTCTCGTTCACGGCCGACGGACCGATGCCCTCCTCCGGACGATCCACCGCGGTCCCCGTCACACCGGATCCCTGAGGCATCGGCTTCCATGGCCCGCTGGCCGCAACGACTGTGGACGACGCTGTTCACCTACACGGTGATCTTCTTCGGGTTTCCCCTGCTGGCGTGGCTGCTGTACCGCTGGGTCCGGGGAGGAGGGTAGACGATGGATTCCGCCGGCCACCGGCTCGACGAACCCTCCCCCACGCTGGTGGCGGCGCTGCGCGGCGCCGATCAACTCGGCGTCCTCGCCCACTGGGAGCGCCTCGACGCCGCTGCACGGGAGCGACTGCTCGCGCAGGTGACGGCCATCGATTGGGGGCTCGTCGCCGATCTCACCCGGCGTGTCCGGCGCGGACACCTCGCCCCTCCTGCCGGGGACACGTCGTTCGATCTGGCGAGCGCCGAGTCTCCCCCCTGTCGTCCCCTCCGCGGTGCGGATCCGACTGTCGCCGCCCGCGGCCGGGAGGCACTGGCGGCCGGCGCGGTCGGGGCGATCCTTGTCGCAGGTGGACAGGGCACACGCTTGGGGTGCACCGGGCCGAAGGGGCTGTGCGCCGTGGGGCCGCTGTCGCAGGCCACGTTGTTCGACGTGCTTCTCGGCCGACTCGCGGCCATCGGCCGCCGCTACGGACGCGGAGTCCCCCTGGCGATCATGACCAGCGCCGCCACCGACGACGAGACGCGCCGCTTCCTGGCATCGCGGCAGTGGTGCGGGCTCGACCCGGACGACGTGTTCCTGTTCCGGCAACAGGACCTGCCGGCCTTCGACGCGGCCGATGGCAACATCCTCCTTGCCGCACCGGACCGCGTCGCCCTCGCCCCCGATGGCCACGGCGGCATGCTCTTGGCGCTGGCGGGCGTCGGGGGGCTCGAGTGGTTCGGCCGTCGCGGGGTCGCGACCGTCGCGAGTTTCCAGGTCGACAACCCGCTGGCACTGCCCCTCGATGCCGAGTTCCTCGGCGCCCACCTCGATGCCGCCGCCGAGTTCACGCTCCAGGTGATCCGCAAGCGAGAGCCAGCCGAGCGCGTCGGGGTGATCGCCACCTCCGGAGGCGTGACCCGGGTCGTCGAATACAGCGATCTGCCCGCCACCGCCGCGGCCGAGCGGCTGGCCGACGGCCGGCTCCGCTTCCACGCCGGCAGCATCGCCGTGCATGCCTTCGCCCTCGAGTTCCTCGCCCACTGCGCGGCGCGTGGCGACGCCCTCCCGCTCCACGCAGCGCGTAAGGCGGTCCCGTTCGTCGACGCCGACGGCCGCCACCATGCCCCACGCGCGCCCAACGCGGTGAAGTTCGAACGCTTCATCTTCGACATCCTCCCCCTGGCGAGGCGGGTGTGCGTCGTCGAGCTCGAGCCGGGCGAGGGATTCGCCCCGCTCAAGAATCCCAGCGGTGCGGCGGCCGACACACCGGAGCACGTGCGCGAGGCACTGATCGCCCGCGACCGGGCGATTCTGGCCGCAGCGGGAGTGACCGTCGACGAGGGGGTCGTCGTCGAGCTCGACGCCGCCACGATCCTCGACGCCGACGACGTCACTCTGGCCTTGCCCCCGGGAACGCGGATCAGCGCATCTGCCGTCATCCGCGCGGACCCGATAACGCCACGCGGGACCGGCGGTGGCGAGTTCCGGTGATTTCCCCGCGGGTGGGCCGAGGACCGCACGACGGATCGGCGACGAGCGACGCGTGTTTCCTCACGGAGGTCGGTGATGCTCCACGTGGTGATCATGGCGGGTGGATCGGGTACGCGGTTCTGGCCCGCCAGTCGGGCGGCGCTTCCCAAGCAGCTGTTGCGCCTGGCCGGCGAGCGGACGCTGCTGCAGGCCACCGTCGATCGCCTGTCGGGGTTGGTTGCACCCGAGCAGGTGCTCGTCGTCACCGCCGAGCGGCTCCTGCCCACCGTGCGGGAACAGCTTCCCGACGTACCGGCATCGGCGTTGGTGGGGGAGCCGTGCAAGCGCGACACCGCCCCCTGCATCGCGCTTTCGGCCCTGCTCGTGTCGCGTCACGACCCCGAGGCGACGCTCGCGGTGATGCCCTCCGACCATGTCATCAGCCCCGCCGAGTCCTTTCGTAACGCGATCCGCCAGGCAGCCGCTCTCGTCGACGCCCAACCGGCCCGGTTGGTCACGTTCGGCATCAAGCCGACCTACCCGGCCGAGGTCTTCGGCTACATCCAGCAGGGGGAGAAACTGGCCGACGCCGGGCCCGCCGTGGTGAACCGTGTCGCCCACTTCAAGGAGAAGCCGCCAGCGGCAGTGGCAAGGGAGTACCTCGCCGCCGGCACCTACCTGTGGAACGCCGGGATCTTCGTGTGGAAGGCACGGACGATCATCGAAGCGCTCCTCGCACGCCAGCCGGAGTGCATGGAGCGGCTGCAACGGGTCGTGGCAGCCTGGGATCGCCCCGATCGGGACGCCGTCTTCGCCCGGGAGTTCGCGGCGATCCACGGGATCTCGATCGACTACGCGGTCCTCGAGCACGCCCGCGACGTCGTCGTCATCGAGGCGCCATTCGGTTGGGACGACCTCGGCGGCTGGTCGGCGGTCGCCCGCCAGCGGGGTACCGACAGCGAGGGCAACACCGTCGTCGGCCGCCACCTCGGCATCGACTCGGTACGGACGATCGTCCACGCCGACG encodes:
- a CDS encoding 3-deoxy-D-manno-octulosonic acid transferase; translated protein: MLLDVVYLLVALLILPWVAWRRLSGARQVAAPWVRFTGAIAPLPDPAGRPRIWLHGVSVGEVQLLTALAAEIERQAEAAGCPVDCVVSSSTTTGLEVARKRFGTDRVFPCPLDFSWAVERVIDRCAPALIVLGELELWPNLLARAWHRGIPVVVANARMSPRSAAGYGRIAPVVRRMLSRVAVVVARSAEDAARFAALGAGRIVVAGSLKYDGVRGDRDHPDIHRLQSLAGFTPDDVVFLAGSTQHPEEELALATYRTLAPRHPRLRLVIVPRHVERAPAIAALLDRAGVPWQRRSRLDAGHPPPATTVLLVDTTGELAWWWGTAAVAFVGGSLDGHRGGQNMLEPAAYGTAVCFGPHTRNFATEVATLLAADAATVVGDGNALTEFVGRCLDDPAWAAARGAEARATVAAHRGATALTAALVLENVAGGGGAGGGRCRSPENRP
- a CDS encoding methionine adenosyltransferase; amino-acid sequence: MSRGKYLFTSESVSMGHPDKLADQISDGVLDAYLAQDPRSRVACETMVTTGLAVIAGEITSRGTIDYQKVVRDVIRDVGYSDDEMGIAADTCSVLVAVGKQSGDIAMGVNEDEAKGKDIGAGDQGLMFGYACNETPELMPLPIALSHRILNRLTEARQKNEVDWLRPDSKSQVTVEYDGDKPVRIDTIVVSTQHAPHVTNDEIRTFVIEKIVKPLLPRDLDTSSITYHINPTGRFVVGGPHGDCGLTGRKIIVDTYGGWGRHGGGAFSGKDPTKVDRSAAYMARHVAKNIVAAGLAERCEVQLAYAIGVSDPVSVHVDTEGTGAIADERLCAVVREFFPLTPRGIIDYLDLRRPIYRKTAAGGHFGRDGFSWEKTDRATALAQAARSGAIAGAAR
- a CDS encoding preprotein translocase subunit SecA, producing the protein MEFLERLWETVGNAGSAVEHRVERLLTGLFGSSNARYLRRLEPKIEAINSLEPKYQAMNDAELRAQTVEFRRRLAAGETLDDLLVEAFAVCREGGRRFLGMRHYDVQLIGGMVLHSGAIAEMITGEGKTLVATLPAYLNALEGKGVHVVTVNDYLARRDMEWMGPLYIGLGLTVGAIQSRMETDERQKSYARDITYGTNNEFGFDYLRDNMRLARRGDDRFPAHVQQSQGPLHYAIIDEVDNILVDEARTPLIISGPAHDDVRKYARADQIARQLQAETHFEVKEKEHTVALTEEGVRRAERLADVESFYTAGNMEWPHLIDNALKAHHLYKRDVNYVVQNGEVVIVDEFTGRLMPGRQWSDGLHQAVEAKEGVRIKEESQTLATVTLQNFFKLYDKVGGMTGTAMTEASEFWKIYKLDVIAIPPNRGLKRINHPDVIYRTEREKWIAVADEVERIHRWDSVLLADGSFHMGRIVGEDDREIRLELKPEGERRGGDVETLPRGKIRELQRRGCPVLVGTVSIEKSERLSALLEKRGIDHQVLNAKHHKREAEIIAQAGRLGAVTIATNMAGRGTDIILGGNPETLAWAKLQDRYPTRLDVPKHEWDGLVAEISQAENMKAEGELVRSMGGLQIIGTERHEARRIDLQLRGRCGRQGDPGSSRFFLSLEDDLMRIFAGEWVKNVLTRLGMQDGEAIESRMVTRRVEAAQKKVEESHFDVRKNLLEYDEVMDEQRKRVYGFRQRILEDADCRELIREMVGRQIDTNIGTLLDKDYGSQSFAAWAASQLGCELDAADFRGLSPAEAERVASEDAVRQSEVQIAEAVEENLPDGEDETEWNWAALAAFVNTRWKLGVNDRELRRIGRDGVTDMLQERAAAAIRAIDLAEGARFLADDFGVRSACGWTEWRFGIQLTPEEIADLQRTGGDPEAFRRKVRAKAREVYDRREIEYPVLGALGHFSQRQPDGVRRIDLAGFVAWARDRFGGDLDEQRLGSGDPDTVVGEVFSASARRHGRGDDGREEMKRMERAVVLQTLDNAWKDHLLAMDHLRSSVGLRGYAQVDPKVEYKREGMRIFELMWNGIDERVTDLVYRIEQVDDDDVRSAFQETAAIHAEAARPTAPIEAPPTAPAGAPAAAEAGSEPARLEPIRNLAAKVGRNDPCPCGSGKKFKNCCAKSSGVAAG